A stretch of DNA from Desulfonatronum thioautotrophicum:
TGGGCCATTAGCGGCAGTTGATTCCATCCCCCAGAAATCCTTGCGTGAACAATCTGAATTGCAACTGATCGGATTTCGCCTGGCAAACCAGGACTACGCCCTGCCCATCGACGTGGTTCAAGAGGTCATCCGGGCCGTGGAGCCGACCAAGCTGCCTTCCGCTCCAGCCTTTCTATCCGGCGTGGTCAATCTGCGTGGCCGGGTGACCCCGTTGGTTTCTCTGCGCATGCTGTTACGACTTCCTCCTGGCGAGGATCGGTTCATCATTGTCTGTCGCCACGGAGGGCTGCAGGTCGGCTTGCAGATCCAGACCGTTTCCACCATGCACCGCGTGAAGCAAGACCGGATCGACTGGGCCGTGGAATCCCTTCTGGGCGTTCAAAGCGAAATGATCAGCGGGCTGATTCGCGCTGAAAATCAAAAACTGATCACCATTCTTTCCCTCGACCAGCTGATTCAATCCCTGGTCACATCATGAGGTGTTTTTGTGAAGCATATTCTCATTGTCGACGACTCCAAAACAGTTCGCAATCTTGTCGCCTTCATCATGAAGCGGGAAGGATTTCGGGTGACCATGGCTGAAGACGGCATGGACGGCCTGGAAAAACTCTTTACTGCGGGGAAGGTGGACGTGATCATCAGCGACATCAACATGCCGCGGATGG
This window harbors:
- a CDS encoding chemotaxis protein CheW, yielding MKTLEQYFQDQPLLSEDTGPGTSPDNLTSAEEAFLKKYLGVGDKAEAHAVQIQSVSPEQVMAGPTTADAAASGSVPGPDTSATSGGPLAAVDSIPQKSLREQSELQLIGFRLANQDYALPIDVVQEVIRAVEPTKLPSAPAFLSGVVNLRGRVTPLVSLRMLLRLPPGEDRFIIVCRHGGLQVGLQIQTVSTMHRVKQDRIDWAVESLLGVQSEMISGLIRAENQKLITILSLDQLIQSLVTS